Proteins found in one Anabas testudineus chromosome 1, fAnaTes1.2, whole genome shotgun sequence genomic segment:
- the inab gene encoding internexin neuronal intermediate filament protein, alpha b translates to MSYGSEVFSSSSYRRIFGDSPRYASSPSRTAMNVSSRGGYRPSSASRSNMSSLGMYSRKSGRSFSPMPLESFDLTQSSVLNNEFKIIRTNEKEQMQGLNDRFAMFIEKVRNLEQHNKVLETELVALRQRQAEPSRLAELYQQEIRELRSQLDELNGEKSQLMIERDNIEDDLQKVRGKYEEEFRAREEAEATLKAFKKDVDDATMVRLDLEKKVESLLDEINFLRKVHEEEVAELTDMIQAAQVSVEMEVSKPDLTSALKEIRGQYESMASKNLQSAEEWYKTKFADLSEQANRSNEAIRTSREEVNEFRRQLQSKTIEIESLRGTNESLEKQLREMEDRHNVEIGNYQDSMAELENDLRTTKSEMARHLREYQDLLNVKMALDIEIAAYRKLLEGEETRIGTGITYPSPSISAGQGYYQSRIYTSSGKSTKKEGKDEDQQQQSKTGGKVSQREVYEETVVTTKKMEKQQDSNDIPTNQKN, encoded by the exons ATGAGCTACGGGTCTGAagtcttctcctcctcctcctaccgGAGGATTTTCGGGGATTCTCCCCGTTACGCGTCCTCTCCTTCGCGGACAGCCATGAACGTGTCCTCTCGTGGGGGCTATCGGCCCTCCTCTGCATCCCGGAGCAACATGTCATCTCTGGGCATGTACAGCAGAAAGTCCGGCCGCTCCTTCTCGCCTATGCCACTTGAATCCTTCGACCTGACACAGAGCAGCGTCCTCAACAATGAGTTCAAAATCATCCGCACCAACGAAAAGGAGCAAATGCAAGGTCTCAACGACCGATTTGCGATGTTTATCGAGAAAGTGCGCAACTTGGAGCAGCACAACAAAGTGCTGGAGACGGAGCTGGTTGCTTTGCGCCAGCGTCAGGCCGAGCCGTCCCGCCTGGCTGAGCTCTACCAACAAGAGATCCGAGAACTGCGCTCCCAGCTGGATGAACTGAACGGGGAGAAGTCCCAGCTCATGATCGAGAGAGATAATATTGAAGACGATCTGCAGAAAGTCAGGGGGAAATACGAAGAGGAGTTCCGTGCCCGCGAAGAGGCGGAGGCGACCCTCAAGGCTTTTAAGAAAGATGTGGATGATGCCACCATGGTGCGCCTGGACCTGGAGAAGAAGGTTGAATCTCTCCTGGACGAGATCAATTTCCTGAGGAAGGTGCACGAGGAAGAGGTGGCCGAGCTGACAGACATGATCCAGGCTGCCCAGGTGTCTGTGGAGATGGAGGTGTCCAAGCCGGATCTCACCTCCGCCCTCAAAGAGATCCGCGGCCAGTACGAGTCCATGGCGTCCAAGAACCTGCAGTCCGCCGAGGAGTGGTACAAGACCAAGTTTGCGGACCTGTCTGAGCAGGCAAACCGGAGCAACGAGGCCATCCGCaccagcagagaggaggtgaaCGAGTTCAGGAGGCAACTGCAGTCCAAGACCATCGAGATAGAGAGTCTGAGGGGAACCAACGAGTCTCTGGAAAAGCAGCTGCGGGAGATGGAGGACAGGCACAATGTGGAGATCGGAAACTACCAG GATAGCATGGCCGAGCTGGAGAATGATCTGAGGACCACCAAGAGCGAGATGGCTCGTCACCTGAGGGAGTACCAGGACCTGCTGAATGTCAAAATGGCTCTAGATATTGAAATAGCTGCCTACAG GAAACTACTGGAAGGGGAAGAGACCCGCATCGGGACCGGTATCACCTATCCCAGCCCCTCCATTAGTGCTGGGCAAGGATACTACCAGAGCCGCATTTACACAAGCTCTGGCAAGAGCACCAAGAAGGAGGGCAAGGACGaggaccagcagcagcagagcaagaCCGGAGGCAAGGTGTCCCAGCGGGAAGTTTACGAGGAGACAGTGGTCACCACTAAGAAGATGGAGAAGCAGCAAGATTCCAATGATATTCCCACCAATCAGAAAAACTAA